The nucleotide sequence CCCTGATCGGCACGCTCTTCACCACGGCCGTGCTGACCGTGGTGATCAGCCGGTCCGTACTGGGCCGCTCCGTGTCGCTCTCCGAAGCCTGGCACGAGGCCAGGCCCCGGATCCCGCAACTGCTCGGGCTGACCGTGCTGCTGCCGGTGATGTACGCCGCCATCCTCGGCGTCGGCATCCTGCCCGGGGTGCTGGTGGGCACACTGGCCGGAGGCGGCGGCGGAGCAGCCGCGCTCGCCGTCCTCGGCGGACTCGCCGCCTCGGTCGTGGTCGTATGGCTCTGGGTGCGCCTCACCCTCGCGTCCCCCGCCCTGATGCTGGAGCGCCAAGGCATCCTGCCGTCGCTGCGCCGCTCCGCCAAGCTCGTACGCGGAGCCTGGTGGCGCACCTTCGGCATCCTGCTGCTCACCCTGGTGCTGACCTTCATGGTCTCCATGATCATCGCCGTGCCGTTCAGCCTGATCGCCTCGGCCGTGGACGGTGAGAGCCTCGACGGGCTGTTCAGCAGCACCACGCCCGACTTCGGCTGGCCCTTCATGATCATCACCGGTATCGGATCCGTGATCGCCGCCGCGATCACCTACCCCATCTCCGCCGGCGTGACCGTGCTCCTCTACGTGGACCAGCGCATCCGGCGCGAGGCCCTCGACCTGGAGCTGGCCCGCGCCGCCGGCCTCACACCGGACGGCAACGGCCGTCCGGACCAGGGTCCTTCGGGGTACTGACACGGTGTCCATCACGGGGGAGACGGCAGCGGCATGGCTCATGGCGGGCGCGCGGGGCGACATCCCGGTGGACACCCCGCGCGACCCGGCCCGTGAAGCTGCCAGACGCGAACTGTCCAAGCCGCTGTACCACCAGAACGACCCCAGCCTCCTCCGCCGCGCACTGGACCGGTTCTGGGACTGGGTCGACGACCTCTTCAACTCCGCCTCCGGCGCGACCCCCGGCGGCACACTCGGACTCATCGCCGTCGCCGTACTCGTCCTCGCGCTGGCAGCCGCCCTCTGGTGGCGCCTCGGCACCCCCCGCCGCATACCCGGCACTGCGGGGACGCTCTTCGACGAGGGCCCCCGCAGCGCCGCCGAGCACCGCACCGCGGCGGAAGCACACGCGGCGGCCGGACGCTGGAACCAGGCCCTCCAGGAACGGATGCGAGCCGTCGTCCGCTCCCTGGAGGAACGGGCCCTGCTCGACCCGCGTCCCGGCCGCACCGCCGTCGAAGCAGCCCTCGACGCCGGACACCCGCTCCCCGCACACGCCGACCGACTCCGAACCGCAGCCCGCGAGTTCGACGCCGTCACATACGGCGGCCGCACAGCCGACCAGGACGCATACCTGCGGATGCGGGAACTCGACCTCGCTCTGCAACGGGCAAAGCCCCAACTGAGCCCGGCAGCCGCCGGAGCGGGGGGAACCGCCCCATGACCTCCCTGACCGACCCCGCTCCCCCCGTCGCCGCGCCCCCGGCCACATCCATCTCCCCGACGGCCCGGCAGATCTGGACCCGAGGCCGCGGACTCCTGCTGGCCCTCGTCATCCTCCTGATCGCCGGCATCACCTTGGCCGCCCTGAACTCCGGTGAGAAGCACGGCCGGCTCGACCCACGCTCCGCCGACCAGTTCGGCAGCCGCGCCACCGCCGAACTCCTCAAGGCCAGTGGCGTCTCCGTCGATGTCGCCACCACACTCCGCGAAGCCACAGCGGCCACCGGCCCGGACACCACACTCCT is from Streptomyces sp. NBC_00370 and encodes:
- a CDS encoding DUF7544 domain-containing protein, with product MNDTPGWASPGSAPSDGQNSGVPRPAGPTDEAGSPPGWSATQPPPGQWAPPSQQGAGPVPQPRPAPGWGGAPGPGGPGGPGPFWGRPPAAKPGVIPLRPLGVGELLDGAVSTARAHWRIVLGVTIAVAVVTQICDLLAQHYLLPDPTEIDPNASPSEALNQAVDSMQSSLLALVPSVVITLIGTLFTTAVLTVVISRSVLGRSVSLSEAWHEARPRIPQLLGLTVLLPVMYAAILGVGILPGVLVGTLAGGGGGAAALAVLGGLAASVVVVWLWVRLTLASPALMLERQGILPSLRRSAKLVRGAWWRTFGILLLTLVLTFMVSMIIAVPFSLIASAVDGESLDGLFSSTTPDFGWPFMIITGIGSVIAAAITYPISAGVTVLLYVDQRIRREALDLELARAAGLTPDGNGRPDQGPSGY
- a CDS encoding DUF4129 domain-containing protein; protein product: MAGARGDIPVDTPRDPAREAARRELSKPLYHQNDPSLLRRALDRFWDWVDDLFNSASGATPGGTLGLIAVAVLVLALAAALWWRLGTPRRIPGTAGTLFDEGPRSAAEHRTAAEAHAAAGRWNQALQERMRAVVRSLEERALLDPRPGRTAVEAALDAGHPLPAHADRLRTAAREFDAVTYGGRTADQDAYLRMRELDLALQRAKPQLSPAAAGAGGTAP